One window of the Capnocytophaga haemolytica genome contains the following:
- a CDS encoding DUF481 domain-containing protein — MKRLLYMLLALLSSASAYSQMLFSENLTMTIDSTKTLQGSLMPILDFKTEKEDVFTFKNTANLNLLINCNRVINVINKFELSTYGSQIILSGGYVHMEYRYLLDHAFEVYPYAESQWAESRGMNHKISTGLQSRYRLLNTQSSLMFAAVGFFFEYEKWEYPAPDNVEATYAYSRSIKSHLSLSYKLRIGEKWELTTTAIHQTRPDSTFKEARYGGAIDLKYNITPTIGILGTYRLIYDSAPIVPIKKDYHSLEVGLNISF; from the coding sequence ATGAAACGATTACTTTATATGTTATTGGCGCTATTGTCTTCGGCTTCTGCCTATTCACAAATGCTTTTTTCGGAAAATCTTACTATGACGATAGACAGCACCAAAACTCTGCAAGGGAGCCTAATGCCTATCTTGGATTTTAAAACCGAAAAAGAAGATGTCTTCACTTTTAAAAATACGGCTAATCTCAACTTGCTTATCAATTGCAATAGGGTTATTAATGTAATTAACAAGTTTGAGTTATCTACTTATGGTAGTCAAATAATATTAAGTGGAGGGTATGTGCATATGGAGTACCGCTATCTGTTAGACCACGCTTTTGAGGTGTATCCTTATGCTGAGTCGCAATGGGCAGAGAGCAGGGGAATGAACCACAAGATTTCTACCGGCTTACAATCGCGTTATCGGTTGCTGAATACTCAATCCTCGCTGATGTTTGCTGCGGTGGGCTTCTTCTTTGAATACGAAAAATGGGAATATCCTGCTCCCGATAACGTTGAGGCTACTTATGCTTACAGTCGCAGTATCAAAAGTCATTTGTCGCTCAGTTATAAACTTCGAATAGGTGAAAAATGGGAGCTTACCACTACTGCCATTCATCAAACTAGACCTGATAGTACTTTTAAGGAAGCGCGCTATGGTGGGGCTATCGACCTCAAATACAATATTACGCCTACCATAGGTATACTTGGTACCTACCGACTTATTTACGACTCTGCCCCTATTGTACCTATAAAAAAAGACTATCATTCGCTTGAAGTAGGGCTTAATATTTCTTTCTAA